From Haemorhous mexicanus isolate bHaeMex1 chromosome 13, bHaeMex1.pri, whole genome shotgun sequence, a single genomic window includes:
- the ANKDD1A gene encoding ankyrin repeat and death domain-containing protein 1A isoform X6, giving the protein MGDDLASEGDILLQSEKEFHDAAKRNDTARMEELIRRGVDIKAKNNAERTALHWAAGAGSVDAVRLLLDHDVPVDDEDSVQRRLSLACAAHFGMNALLLSAWFGHLRVLQILVNAGAKINRVNRNGRNLLHCAAQRGHIQVMEFIMEDLEDMCVDETDKMDRTAFHLAAEHGQLEVVEFLLRLGCSHSAKDKEENRALHLAAKNGHLSVLEKIIDVGVDLDEKNSEGLTALHLAAEGGHSHCVKLLVEVGADVNAQTQKKMNCLHYAALHGYEEIARILMDAGIHTDALNHQNASAMHIAVLQNFPAMVKLFISAECDLDIPDNRQQTSLHIAAEHGRQDIAEMILIAGVNLKLTDKQGKTSLDVAARGNHIILVDMIIKADRFYKWEKDNLNSESGSWVAKHLTFKQDHRLETQHIRSVMWRLATKYLKPGEWKKLAHYWKFTNDHVRAIEQQWTGTKSYREHGHRMLLIWLHGVITAGENPIKGLYEGLVGIGRGDLAESIRKKANADSTSPRKCTAM; this is encoded by the exons ATGGGGGACGACTTGGCGTCGGAAGGCGACATCC tgcttcAGTCAGAGAAGGAGTTCCATGATGCGGCGAAGCGAAATGATACAGCCAGGATGGAGGAACTCATCAGGAGAGGAGTTGACATCAAAGCCAAAAACAAT GCGGAGCGGACTGCCCTGCACTGGGCTGCGGGAGCAGGGAGCGTGGATGCTGTgcggctgctcctggatcaCGACGTCCCTGTGGATGACGAGGACAGTGTACAGAGGCGACTCTCCCTTGCATGTGCTGCACAT TTTGGAATGAATGCTCTTCTCCTGTCTGCCTGGTTTGGCCACCTCCGTGTCCTGCAGATCCTTGTCAATGCTGGGGCCAAGATTAACCGTGTCAATAGG AATGGCAGGAACCTGCTTCACTGTGCAGCTCAGAGGGGACACATCCAGGTCATGGAGTTCATCATGGAGGACTTGGAGGACATGTGTGTGGATGAGACAGACAAG ATGGACAGGACAGCGTTtcacctggctgcagagcacGGGCAGCTGGAGGTGGTGGAGTTCCTCCTTCGACTGGGTTGTTCTCACAGTGCCAAAGACAAG gaagaaaatagaGCGTTGCATTTAGCTGCTAAAAATGGACACCTGTCTGTGCTGGAGAAGATTATAGATGTCGGAGTGGACCTTGATGAAAAAAACTCA GAAGGACTCACGGCTCTGCACCTGGCTGCTGAGGGGGGACACAGCCACTGTGTGAAGCTGCTCGTGGAAGTGGGTGCTGATGTCAATGCCCAAACCCAG AAAAAGATGAACTGCCTTCATTATGCAGCACTGCACGGCTATGAGGAGATAGCCAGGATCCTCATGGATGCAGGAATCCACACGGATGCTCTCAATCAT CAAAATGCATCAGCAATGCACATCGCAGTCCTGCAGAACTTCCCAGCCATGGTGAAGCTCTTCATCAGTGCAGAGTGTGACCTTGACATTCCAGATAAT aggcagcagaccTCACTCCACATCGCTGCAGAGCACGGCAGGCAGGACATTGCTGAGATGATTCTCATTGCAGGAGTTAACCTGAAGCTAACAGACAAG CAAGGGAAAACATCTCTGGATGTTGCTGCTCGAGGCAATCACATCATCTTGGTGGACATGATTATCAAAGCTGATCGATTTTACAAATGGGAGAAG gacaACCTGAACAGCGAGTCCGGCTCATGGGTGGCAAAGCACTTGACCTTTAAGCAGGATCACAGGCTGGAAACACAGCACATTCGCTCAGTCATGTGGAGATTAGCCACTAAGTACCTCAAACCTGGGGAATGGAAGAAGCTGGCACATTACTGGAAATTCACGAATGACCACGTTAGGGCCATTGAGCAACAGTGGACAG GCACTAAAAGCTACAGGGAACACGGGCACAGAATGTTGCTGATCTGGCTCCATGGTGTAATCACTGCAGGAGAAAATCCAATCAAGGGACTGTACGAAGGCCTGGTGGGGATCGGGAGAGGAGATTTAGCAG AAAGTatcaggaaaaaagcaaacgCAGACTCCACCTCTCCACGGAAGTGCACAGCAATGTAG
- the ANKDD1A gene encoding ankyrin repeat and death domain-containing protein 1A isoform X3, with the protein MGDDLASEGDILLQSEKEFHDAAKRNDTARMEELIRRGVDIKAKNNAERTALHWAAGAGSVDAVRLLLDHDVPVDDEDSFGMNALLLSAWFGHLRVLQILVNAGAKINRVNRNGRNLLHCAAQRGHIQVMEFIMEDLEDMCVDETDKMDRTAFHLAAEHGQLEVVEFLLRLGCSHSAKDKEENRALHLAAKNGHLSVLEKIIDVGVDLDEKNSKKMNCLHYAALHGYEEIARILMDAGIHTDALNHQNASAMHIAVLQNFPAMVKLFISAECDLDIPDNRQQTSLHIAAEHGRQDIAEMILIAGVNLKLTDKQGKTSLDVAARGNHIILVDMIIKADRFYKWEKDNLNSESGSWVAKHLTFKQDHRLETQHIRSVMWRLATKYLKPGEWKKLAHYWKFTNDHVRAIEQQWTGTKSYREHGHRMLLIWLHGVITAGENPIKGLYEGLVGIGRGDLAGLINEEILPWLYCSVQQIILSYRKYQEKSKRRLHLSTEVHSNVAPGASSAGLTATAETLLCC; encoded by the exons ATGGGGGACGACTTGGCGTCGGAAGGCGACATCC tgcttcAGTCAGAGAAGGAGTTCCATGATGCGGCGAAGCGAAATGATACAGCCAGGATGGAGGAACTCATCAGGAGAGGAGTTGACATCAAAGCCAAAAACAAT GCGGAGCGGACTGCCCTGCACTGGGCTGCGGGAGCAGGGAGCGTGGATGCTGTgcggctgctcctggatcaCGACGTCCCTGTGGATGACGAGGACAGT TTTGGAATGAATGCTCTTCTCCTGTCTGCCTGGTTTGGCCACCTCCGTGTCCTGCAGATCCTTGTCAATGCTGGGGCCAAGATTAACCGTGTCAATAGG AATGGCAGGAACCTGCTTCACTGTGCAGCTCAGAGGGGACACATCCAGGTCATGGAGTTCATCATGGAGGACTTGGAGGACATGTGTGTGGATGAGACAGACAAG ATGGACAGGACAGCGTTtcacctggctgcagagcacGGGCAGCTGGAGGTGGTGGAGTTCCTCCTTCGACTGGGTTGTTCTCACAGTGCCAAAGACAAG gaagaaaatagaGCGTTGCATTTAGCTGCTAAAAATGGACACCTGTCTGTGCTGGAGAAGATTATAGATGTCGGAGTGGACCTTGATGAAAAAAACTCA AAAAAGATGAACTGCCTTCATTATGCAGCACTGCACGGCTATGAGGAGATAGCCAGGATCCTCATGGATGCAGGAATCCACACGGATGCTCTCAATCAT CAAAATGCATCAGCAATGCACATCGCAGTCCTGCAGAACTTCCCAGCCATGGTGAAGCTCTTCATCAGTGCAGAGTGTGACCTTGACATTCCAGATAAT aggcagcagaccTCACTCCACATCGCTGCAGAGCACGGCAGGCAGGACATTGCTGAGATGATTCTCATTGCAGGAGTTAACCTGAAGCTAACAGACAAG CAAGGGAAAACATCTCTGGATGTTGCTGCTCGAGGCAATCACATCATCTTGGTGGACATGATTATCAAAGCTGATCGATTTTACAAATGGGAGAAG gacaACCTGAACAGCGAGTCCGGCTCATGGGTGGCAAAGCACTTGACCTTTAAGCAGGATCACAGGCTGGAAACACAGCACATTCGCTCAGTCATGTGGAGATTAGCCACTAAGTACCTCAAACCTGGGGAATGGAAGAAGCTGGCACATTACTGGAAATTCACGAATGACCACGTTAGGGCCATTGAGCAACAGTGGACAG GCACTAAAAGCTACAGGGAACACGGGCACAGAATGTTGCTGATCTGGCTCCATGGTGTAATCACTGCAGGAGAAAATCCAATCAAGGGACTGTACGAAGGCCTGGTGGGGATCGGGAGAGGAGATTTAGCAG GTTTGATAAATGAAGAGATCCTGCCATGGCTTTATTGTTCTGTGCAGCAGATCATTCTCTCTTACAGAAAGTatcaggaaaaaagcaaacgCAGACTCCACCTCTCCACGGAAGTGCACAGCAATGTAGCACCAGGGGCATCCTCAGCTGGtctcacagccacagcagaaacacttctctgctgctga
- the ANKDD1A gene encoding ankyrin repeat and death domain-containing protein 1A isoform X2 → MGDDLASEGDILLQSEKEFHDAAKRNDTARMEELIRRGVDIKAKNNAERTALHWAAGAGSVDAVRLLLDHDVPVDDEDSFGMNALLLSAWFGHLRVLQILVNAGAKINRVNRNGRNLLHCAAQRGHIQVMEFIMEDLEDMCVDETDKMDRTAFHLAAEHGQLEVVEFLLRLGCSHSAKDKEENRALHLAAKNGHLSVLEKIIDVGVDLDEKNSEGLTALHLAAEGGHSHCVKLLVEVGADVNAQTQKKMNCLHYAALHGYEEIARILMDAGIHTDALNHQNASAMHIAVLQNFPAMVKLFISAECDLDIPDNRQQTSLHIAAEHGRQDIAEMILIAGVNLKLTDKQGKTSLDVAARGNHIILVDMIIKADRFYKWEKDNLNSESGSWVAKHLTFKQDHRLETQHIRSVMWRLATKYLKPGEWKKLAHYWKFTNDHVRAIEQQWTGENPIKGLYEGLVGIGRGDLAGLINEEILPWLYCSVQQIILSYRKYQEKSKRRLHLSTEVHSNVAPGASSAGLTATAETLLCC, encoded by the exons ATGGGGGACGACTTGGCGTCGGAAGGCGACATCC tgcttcAGTCAGAGAAGGAGTTCCATGATGCGGCGAAGCGAAATGATACAGCCAGGATGGAGGAACTCATCAGGAGAGGAGTTGACATCAAAGCCAAAAACAAT GCGGAGCGGACTGCCCTGCACTGGGCTGCGGGAGCAGGGAGCGTGGATGCTGTgcggctgctcctggatcaCGACGTCCCTGTGGATGACGAGGACAGT TTTGGAATGAATGCTCTTCTCCTGTCTGCCTGGTTTGGCCACCTCCGTGTCCTGCAGATCCTTGTCAATGCTGGGGCCAAGATTAACCGTGTCAATAGG AATGGCAGGAACCTGCTTCACTGTGCAGCTCAGAGGGGACACATCCAGGTCATGGAGTTCATCATGGAGGACTTGGAGGACATGTGTGTGGATGAGACAGACAAG ATGGACAGGACAGCGTTtcacctggctgcagagcacGGGCAGCTGGAGGTGGTGGAGTTCCTCCTTCGACTGGGTTGTTCTCACAGTGCCAAAGACAAG gaagaaaatagaGCGTTGCATTTAGCTGCTAAAAATGGACACCTGTCTGTGCTGGAGAAGATTATAGATGTCGGAGTGGACCTTGATGAAAAAAACTCA GAAGGACTCACGGCTCTGCACCTGGCTGCTGAGGGGGGACACAGCCACTGTGTGAAGCTGCTCGTGGAAGTGGGTGCTGATGTCAATGCCCAAACCCAG AAAAAGATGAACTGCCTTCATTATGCAGCACTGCACGGCTATGAGGAGATAGCCAGGATCCTCATGGATGCAGGAATCCACACGGATGCTCTCAATCAT CAAAATGCATCAGCAATGCACATCGCAGTCCTGCAGAACTTCCCAGCCATGGTGAAGCTCTTCATCAGTGCAGAGTGTGACCTTGACATTCCAGATAAT aggcagcagaccTCACTCCACATCGCTGCAGAGCACGGCAGGCAGGACATTGCTGAGATGATTCTCATTGCAGGAGTTAACCTGAAGCTAACAGACAAG CAAGGGAAAACATCTCTGGATGTTGCTGCTCGAGGCAATCACATCATCTTGGTGGACATGATTATCAAAGCTGATCGATTTTACAAATGGGAGAAG gacaACCTGAACAGCGAGTCCGGCTCATGGGTGGCAAAGCACTTGACCTTTAAGCAGGATCACAGGCTGGAAACACAGCACATTCGCTCAGTCATGTGGAGATTAGCCACTAAGTACCTCAAACCTGGGGAATGGAAGAAGCTGGCACATTACTGGAAATTCACGAATGACCACGTTAGGGCCATTGAGCAACAGTGGACAG GAGAAAATCCAATCAAGGGACTGTACGAAGGCCTGGTGGGGATCGGGAGAGGAGATTTAGCAG GTTTGATAAATGAAGAGATCCTGCCATGGCTTTATTGTTCTGTGCAGCAGATCATTCTCTCTTACAGAAAGTatcaggaaaaaagcaaacgCAGACTCCACCTCTCCACGGAAGTGCACAGCAATGTAGCACCAGGGGCATCCTCAGCTGGtctcacagccacagcagaaacacttctctgctgctga
- the ANKDD1A gene encoding ankyrin repeat and death domain-containing protein 1A isoform X5 encodes MGDDLASEGDILLQSEKEFHDAAKRNDTARMEELIRRGVDIKAKNNAERTALHWAAGAGSVDAVRLLLDHDVPVDDEDSFGMNALLLSAWFGHLRVLQILVNAGAKINRVNRNGRNLLHCAAQRGHIQVMEFIMEDLEDMCVDETDKMDRTAFHLAAEHGQLEVVEFLLRLGCSHSAKDKEENRALHLAAKNGHLSVLEKIIDVGVDLDEKNSEGLTALHLAAEGGHSHCVKLLVEVGADVNAQTQKKMNCLHYAALHGYEEIARILMDAGIHTDALNHQNASAMHIAVLQNFPAMVKLFISAECDLDIPDNRQQTSLHIAAEHGRQDIAEMILIAGVNLKLTDKQGKTSLDVAARGNHIILVDMIIKADRFYKWEKDNLNSESGSWVAKHLTFKQDHRLETQHIRSVMWRLATKYLKPGEWKKLAHYWKFTNDHVRAIEQQWTGENPIKGLYEGLVGIGRGDLAESIRKKANADSTSPRKCTAM; translated from the exons ATGGGGGACGACTTGGCGTCGGAAGGCGACATCC tgcttcAGTCAGAGAAGGAGTTCCATGATGCGGCGAAGCGAAATGATACAGCCAGGATGGAGGAACTCATCAGGAGAGGAGTTGACATCAAAGCCAAAAACAAT GCGGAGCGGACTGCCCTGCACTGGGCTGCGGGAGCAGGGAGCGTGGATGCTGTgcggctgctcctggatcaCGACGTCCCTGTGGATGACGAGGACAGT TTTGGAATGAATGCTCTTCTCCTGTCTGCCTGGTTTGGCCACCTCCGTGTCCTGCAGATCCTTGTCAATGCTGGGGCCAAGATTAACCGTGTCAATAGG AATGGCAGGAACCTGCTTCACTGTGCAGCTCAGAGGGGACACATCCAGGTCATGGAGTTCATCATGGAGGACTTGGAGGACATGTGTGTGGATGAGACAGACAAG ATGGACAGGACAGCGTTtcacctggctgcagagcacGGGCAGCTGGAGGTGGTGGAGTTCCTCCTTCGACTGGGTTGTTCTCACAGTGCCAAAGACAAG gaagaaaatagaGCGTTGCATTTAGCTGCTAAAAATGGACACCTGTCTGTGCTGGAGAAGATTATAGATGTCGGAGTGGACCTTGATGAAAAAAACTCA GAAGGACTCACGGCTCTGCACCTGGCTGCTGAGGGGGGACACAGCCACTGTGTGAAGCTGCTCGTGGAAGTGGGTGCTGATGTCAATGCCCAAACCCAG AAAAAGATGAACTGCCTTCATTATGCAGCACTGCACGGCTATGAGGAGATAGCCAGGATCCTCATGGATGCAGGAATCCACACGGATGCTCTCAATCAT CAAAATGCATCAGCAATGCACATCGCAGTCCTGCAGAACTTCCCAGCCATGGTGAAGCTCTTCATCAGTGCAGAGTGTGACCTTGACATTCCAGATAAT aggcagcagaccTCACTCCACATCGCTGCAGAGCACGGCAGGCAGGACATTGCTGAGATGATTCTCATTGCAGGAGTTAACCTGAAGCTAACAGACAAG CAAGGGAAAACATCTCTGGATGTTGCTGCTCGAGGCAATCACATCATCTTGGTGGACATGATTATCAAAGCTGATCGATTTTACAAATGGGAGAAG gacaACCTGAACAGCGAGTCCGGCTCATGGGTGGCAAAGCACTTGACCTTTAAGCAGGATCACAGGCTGGAAACACAGCACATTCGCTCAGTCATGTGGAGATTAGCCACTAAGTACCTCAAACCTGGGGAATGGAAGAAGCTGGCACATTACTGGAAATTCACGAATGACCACGTTAGGGCCATTGAGCAACAGTGGACAG GAGAAAATCCAATCAAGGGACTGTACGAAGGCCTGGTGGGGATCGGGAGAGGAGATTTAGCAG AAAGTatcaggaaaaaagcaaacgCAGACTCCACCTCTCCACGGAAGTGCACAGCAATGTAG
- the ANKDD1A gene encoding ankyrin repeat and death domain-containing protein 1A isoform X4 produces the protein MGDDLASEGDILLQSEKEFHDAAKRNDTARMEELIRRGVDIKAKNNAERTALHWAAGAGSVDAVRLLLDHDVPVDDEDSFGMNALLLSAWFGHLRVLQILVNAGAKINRVNRNGRNLLHCAAQRGHIQVMEFIMEDLEDMCVDETDKMDRTAFHLAAEHGQLEVVEFLLRLGCSHSAKDKEENRALHLAAKNGHLSVLEKIIDVGVDLDEKNSEGLTALHLAAEGGHSHCVKLLVEVGADVNAQTQKKMNCLHYAALHGYEEIARILMDAGIHTDALNHQNASAMHIAVLQNFPAMVKLFISAECDLDIPDNRQQTSLHIAAEHGRQDIAEMILIAGVNLKLTDKQGKTSLDVAARGNHIILVDMIIKADRFYKWEKDNLNSESGSWVAKHLTFKQDHRLETQHIRSVMWRLATKYLKPGEWKKLAHYWKFTNDHVRAIEQQWTGTKSYREHGHRMLLIWLHGVITAGENPIKGLYEGLVGIGRGDLAESIRKKANADSTSPRKCTAM, from the exons ATGGGGGACGACTTGGCGTCGGAAGGCGACATCC tgcttcAGTCAGAGAAGGAGTTCCATGATGCGGCGAAGCGAAATGATACAGCCAGGATGGAGGAACTCATCAGGAGAGGAGTTGACATCAAAGCCAAAAACAAT GCGGAGCGGACTGCCCTGCACTGGGCTGCGGGAGCAGGGAGCGTGGATGCTGTgcggctgctcctggatcaCGACGTCCCTGTGGATGACGAGGACAGT TTTGGAATGAATGCTCTTCTCCTGTCTGCCTGGTTTGGCCACCTCCGTGTCCTGCAGATCCTTGTCAATGCTGGGGCCAAGATTAACCGTGTCAATAGG AATGGCAGGAACCTGCTTCACTGTGCAGCTCAGAGGGGACACATCCAGGTCATGGAGTTCATCATGGAGGACTTGGAGGACATGTGTGTGGATGAGACAGACAAG ATGGACAGGACAGCGTTtcacctggctgcagagcacGGGCAGCTGGAGGTGGTGGAGTTCCTCCTTCGACTGGGTTGTTCTCACAGTGCCAAAGACAAG gaagaaaatagaGCGTTGCATTTAGCTGCTAAAAATGGACACCTGTCTGTGCTGGAGAAGATTATAGATGTCGGAGTGGACCTTGATGAAAAAAACTCA GAAGGACTCACGGCTCTGCACCTGGCTGCTGAGGGGGGACACAGCCACTGTGTGAAGCTGCTCGTGGAAGTGGGTGCTGATGTCAATGCCCAAACCCAG AAAAAGATGAACTGCCTTCATTATGCAGCACTGCACGGCTATGAGGAGATAGCCAGGATCCTCATGGATGCAGGAATCCACACGGATGCTCTCAATCAT CAAAATGCATCAGCAATGCACATCGCAGTCCTGCAGAACTTCCCAGCCATGGTGAAGCTCTTCATCAGTGCAGAGTGTGACCTTGACATTCCAGATAAT aggcagcagaccTCACTCCACATCGCTGCAGAGCACGGCAGGCAGGACATTGCTGAGATGATTCTCATTGCAGGAGTTAACCTGAAGCTAACAGACAAG CAAGGGAAAACATCTCTGGATGTTGCTGCTCGAGGCAATCACATCATCTTGGTGGACATGATTATCAAAGCTGATCGATTTTACAAATGGGAGAAG gacaACCTGAACAGCGAGTCCGGCTCATGGGTGGCAAAGCACTTGACCTTTAAGCAGGATCACAGGCTGGAAACACAGCACATTCGCTCAGTCATGTGGAGATTAGCCACTAAGTACCTCAAACCTGGGGAATGGAAGAAGCTGGCACATTACTGGAAATTCACGAATGACCACGTTAGGGCCATTGAGCAACAGTGGACAG GCACTAAAAGCTACAGGGAACACGGGCACAGAATGTTGCTGATCTGGCTCCATGGTGTAATCACTGCAGGAGAAAATCCAATCAAGGGACTGTACGAAGGCCTGGTGGGGATCGGGAGAGGAGATTTAGCAG AAAGTatcaggaaaaaagcaaacgCAGACTCCACCTCTCCACGGAAGTGCACAGCAATGTAG
- the ANKDD1A gene encoding ankyrin repeat and death domain-containing protein 1A isoform X1, giving the protein MGDDLASEGDILLQSEKEFHDAAKRNDTARMEELIRRGVDIKAKNNAERTALHWAAGAGSVDAVRLLLDHDVPVDDEDSFGMNALLLSAWFGHLRVLQILVNAGAKINRVNRNGRNLLHCAAQRGHIQVMEFIMEDLEDMCVDETDKMDRTAFHLAAEHGQLEVVEFLLRLGCSHSAKDKEENRALHLAAKNGHLSVLEKIIDVGVDLDEKNSEGLTALHLAAEGGHSHCVKLLVEVGADVNAQTQKKMNCLHYAALHGYEEIARILMDAGIHTDALNHQNASAMHIAVLQNFPAMVKLFISAECDLDIPDNRQQTSLHIAAEHGRQDIAEMILIAGVNLKLTDKQGKTSLDVAARGNHIILVDMIIKADRFYKWEKDNLNSESGSWVAKHLTFKQDHRLETQHIRSVMWRLATKYLKPGEWKKLAHYWKFTNDHVRAIEQQWTGTKSYREHGHRMLLIWLHGVITAGENPIKGLYEGLVGIGRGDLAGLINEEILPWLYCSVQQIILSYRKYQEKSKRRLHLSTEVHSNVAPGASSAGLTATAETLLCC; this is encoded by the exons ATGGGGGACGACTTGGCGTCGGAAGGCGACATCC tgcttcAGTCAGAGAAGGAGTTCCATGATGCGGCGAAGCGAAATGATACAGCCAGGATGGAGGAACTCATCAGGAGAGGAGTTGACATCAAAGCCAAAAACAAT GCGGAGCGGACTGCCCTGCACTGGGCTGCGGGAGCAGGGAGCGTGGATGCTGTgcggctgctcctggatcaCGACGTCCCTGTGGATGACGAGGACAGT TTTGGAATGAATGCTCTTCTCCTGTCTGCCTGGTTTGGCCACCTCCGTGTCCTGCAGATCCTTGTCAATGCTGGGGCCAAGATTAACCGTGTCAATAGG AATGGCAGGAACCTGCTTCACTGTGCAGCTCAGAGGGGACACATCCAGGTCATGGAGTTCATCATGGAGGACTTGGAGGACATGTGTGTGGATGAGACAGACAAG ATGGACAGGACAGCGTTtcacctggctgcagagcacGGGCAGCTGGAGGTGGTGGAGTTCCTCCTTCGACTGGGTTGTTCTCACAGTGCCAAAGACAAG gaagaaaatagaGCGTTGCATTTAGCTGCTAAAAATGGACACCTGTCTGTGCTGGAGAAGATTATAGATGTCGGAGTGGACCTTGATGAAAAAAACTCA GAAGGACTCACGGCTCTGCACCTGGCTGCTGAGGGGGGACACAGCCACTGTGTGAAGCTGCTCGTGGAAGTGGGTGCTGATGTCAATGCCCAAACCCAG AAAAAGATGAACTGCCTTCATTATGCAGCACTGCACGGCTATGAGGAGATAGCCAGGATCCTCATGGATGCAGGAATCCACACGGATGCTCTCAATCAT CAAAATGCATCAGCAATGCACATCGCAGTCCTGCAGAACTTCCCAGCCATGGTGAAGCTCTTCATCAGTGCAGAGTGTGACCTTGACATTCCAGATAAT aggcagcagaccTCACTCCACATCGCTGCAGAGCACGGCAGGCAGGACATTGCTGAGATGATTCTCATTGCAGGAGTTAACCTGAAGCTAACAGACAAG CAAGGGAAAACATCTCTGGATGTTGCTGCTCGAGGCAATCACATCATCTTGGTGGACATGATTATCAAAGCTGATCGATTTTACAAATGGGAGAAG gacaACCTGAACAGCGAGTCCGGCTCATGGGTGGCAAAGCACTTGACCTTTAAGCAGGATCACAGGCTGGAAACACAGCACATTCGCTCAGTCATGTGGAGATTAGCCACTAAGTACCTCAAACCTGGGGAATGGAAGAAGCTGGCACATTACTGGAAATTCACGAATGACCACGTTAGGGCCATTGAGCAACAGTGGACAG GCACTAAAAGCTACAGGGAACACGGGCACAGAATGTTGCTGATCTGGCTCCATGGTGTAATCACTGCAGGAGAAAATCCAATCAAGGGACTGTACGAAGGCCTGGTGGGGATCGGGAGAGGAGATTTAGCAG GTTTGATAAATGAAGAGATCCTGCCATGGCTTTATTGTTCTGTGCAGCAGATCATTCTCTCTTACAGAAAGTatcaggaaaaaagcaaacgCAGACTCCACCTCTCCACGGAAGTGCACAGCAATGTAGCACCAGGGGCATCCTCAGCTGGtctcacagccacagcagaaacacttctctgctgctga
- the SPG21 gene encoding maspardin → MGEIKVSPDYNWFRSTVPLKKIIVDDDDSKVWSLYDAGPRSIRCPLIFLPPVSGTADVFFQQILALTGWGYRVIALQYPVYWDHLEFCDGFRKLLDHLQLDKVHLFGASLGGFLAQKFAEYTHKSPRVQSLILCNAFSDTSIFNQTWTANSFWLMPAFMLKKIVLGNFASGPLDPEMADGIDFMVDRLESLGQSELASRLTLNCQNSYVEPHKIRDIPVTIMDVFDQSALSTEAKEEMYKLYPNARRAHLKTGGNFPYLCRSAEVNLYIQIHLLQFHGTRYAAIDPSMVSAEELEVQKISLHTSNEQEEQ, encoded by the exons ATGGGAGAGATTAAAGTCTCTCCTGACTATAACTGGTTCAGAAGCACAGTTCCTCTTAAAAAG aTAATAGTAGATGATGATGACAGCAAAGTCTGGTCACTGTATGATGCAGGGCCAAGGAGCATTCGCTGCCCTCTCATATTTCTCCCTCCTGTGAGTGGGACTGCAGATGTGTTTTTCCAGCAAATTCTGGCACTGACTGGATGGGGCTACAGAGTTATTGCT TTGCAGTATCCAGTGTACTGGGATCACCTTGAATTCTGTGATGGATTCAGGAAACTCTTAGACCACCTTCAGCTGGATAAA GTTCACCTTTTTGGTGCTTCTCTGGGAGGCTTTCTGGCTCAAAAGTTTGCTGAATACACACACAAATCTCCCAGAGTCCAATCTCTGATCTTGTGTAATGCCTTTAGTGACACTTCTATTTTCAATCAGACGTGGACAGCAAACAG CTTTTGGCTAATGCCTGCTTTtatgctgaaaaaaattgtCCTTGGGAATTTTGCATCTGGTCCTCTAGATCCTGAGATGGCTGATGGGATTGATTTCATGGTGGACAGG CTGGAGAGCCTGGGCCAGAGCGAGCTGGCCTCAAGACTCACCCTCAACTGCCAGAACTCCTATGTAGAACCTCACAAAATCCGAGACATCCCTGTAACCATTATGGAT GTGTTCGACCAAAGTGCGCTTTCAACGgaagcaaaagaagaaatgtaTAAGCTTTACCCTAATGCCAGAAGAGCTCACCTTAAAACAGGAGGCAACTTCCCCTACCTCTGCAGGAGTGCTGAAGTCAACTTGTATATTCAA ATCCATTTGCTGCAGTTCCACGGCACCCGGTACGCAGCCATTGATCCCTCCATGGTCAGTGCAGAAGAGCTGGAAGTCCAGAAGATCAGCCTTCACACCAGCAACGAGCAAGAGGAGCAGTAG